Below is a window of Brachyspira pilosicoli DNA.
TTTACCTGTGAGAATAAGCAGCGGATTTTTTATATTTTCTTGGACTTTAGGATTATCTGTAGGTCCTATAGTTACAGGTTTTGTTTACAATTTTAATTCGAGTATTGGATTTTTCATTGTAATAGTTATGAGCGTGTTGATGTTTACATTATTCTATTTATCAAGACATTTGCATTTTAAATCTAAAAGACGTAAATGGGAAGAACCTTTTATGAGAGCTCCAAGATATAAGGTTTATATAGGATGGCTTATCATATTTGTGGGGGCTTTGGTGCTTCATACATTAAGGTTTATGTTTTTAGATTATGGTATAAAAGAGGTTGGTCTTTCTAACTCTAAGGCTACATTTTTGGTTGGTGTATTATCTGGGGTTATGTCTTTGGGGGCACTTTTTTCTGCATTCTATTTTAGACTATTAGAGAAAAAGAGAGTATTTACTGTTGTTGGTTTGCTTACACCCATTGCTTTAACCTTACTTTTAATTTCCAATAATTTTTGGGTATTTTTTGTATCGTTTATATTTTTAGGTTTTGTAAGCGGATTTGGTTATTTCTTTGGACTTTACTATGCATTGGCTGATCAGGAGAGAGATAGTGCTAATGTTGCTGTAAATGAGGCTTTGACAGGTGTTGCTGCTTTGGTAATACCTTTTATAGTTGGATATTTAGCTTCAAATTTTTCATACTTTATAGCTTTTTTATTTATGATGATAATATCTTTAATATGCTATAGTATTGCTATATATTTAATGTGGCAGAGAAAGAGAACTGCTCTCATAAAAGAAAAATTTAATAGATTAATAGAAGAGGCAGATAGAAAATATAAATCTTAAAAGTCTAAAGGAGCATATTCATTTTTTTTGGCATATTCTATTAGATGTGCTATTTTTTCTTTACAGCCACCGCATCCTGTACCTGCTTGGGTTTTTTCAGATACACTTTCTACAGAAGTAAGTTTATCTGCAGCTATTGCTGAATATGCTTGTCTATATGAAACATTTTTGCAATTGCATAACATTTTATCATAATTTATAGAGGTTTGACATTTTAAGTCTTCTATATTTAAATCCATAATAATTTATCCAAAACTTTTTTTTGTTATTTTAACATTTTTATAATAAAATTCAAGAATATATATGTAATTATTTATTTCTTAAATAATTATTAAAGTATTCAATAGTCTTTTTTAATCCTTCTTCGAGTTTATAATTAGGCTGCCAATTAAGTTTTTCTTTAGCTAAACTAATGTTCGGCTGTCTTTTTACGGGGTCATCTTTAGGGAGCTCTTTAAAAATTATTTTTGATTTTGAATTAGTCATTTCTATTATTTTTTTAGCAAATTCTAAAACAGTCATTTCATGAGGATTTCCTAAATTAACAGGGCCTATAAAGTTTTCACTATTCATCATTCTTACAGTACCATCAATCAAATCATCATAGTAGCAAAAGCTTCTAGTTTGGCTTCCATCTCCATAAACCGTGATATCTAAATTTTGTAATGCCTGTATAATGAAGTTTGAAACTACCCTTCCATCATTTTCATTCATTTTTGGTCCATAAGTATTAAATATTCTTATAATCTTTATATCAGTATTGTATTGTCTATGATAGTCCATCATCAAAGTTTCTGCGCTTCTTTTACCTTCATCATAACAACTCCTTATACCATTTGGATTAACATGCCCCCAATAATTTTCTTTTTGGGGATGTTCCAAAGGGTCTCCATAAACTTCGCTTGTTGAAGCTTGTAATATTCTTGCATTACAATTCCTCGCTAAATTAAGCATATTAAGTATACCAAGAACATTTGTTTTAAAAGTGGCAACAGGATTTTTTTGATAATGTATTGGTGAAGCAGGGCATGCAAAATTATATATTTCATCGCATTCTATATATATTGGCTCTGTTATATCATGTCTAATGCTTTCAAAGTTTTTATTGTCTAATAGATGTTTAATATTTTCTTTTGAACCTGTGAAGAAATTATCTATTGATATTACATAATTCCCTTCTTTTAATAATCTTTCGCATAAATGAGAACCTAAAAAACCAGCACCGCCTGTTACAACTATTCTTTTCATATCTTTATTTTCCTTAAGAAGTTTTTATATATAATACATAATATTTTTATATTTTTCAATAGAGTAAAAATAATATATTTTATTAAAAAATATATTAATAAAAAAAGAGGCTTAAAATATTTTTTAAACCTCTTTATTGTTTTATTTAATAATTATTATTTTACCACCACTTTTTAGATAAATCTATTTTCTTGTTATATTCTGGAAGCACAATATTTGGCTTAACATTTTCTGTATTATTTTGATTATTATAATTTACAGTGCCGCCTAAATATTCAACTATAGTATAATAAGAATTGTTAGCAGCTATATCTGAAGCAGTAAAATTATCATTGTTTACTATAGTTTTAT
It encodes the following:
- a CDS encoding MFS transporter; this translates as MILLVYSMPFLVYLCSSIFSTVLVINSSEAGANAFFISLLAVFYGMGMMVSASTFSKFKIPKRIYPKLLYIQSCMQAILCILCIIYLNNELSLLYSFLYGSNTTIFFVCFQSLLDSVSKDLPVRISSGFFIFSWTLGLSVGPIVTGFVYNFNSSIGFFIVIVMSVLMFTLFYLSRHLHFKSKRRKWEEPFMRAPRYKVYIGWLIIFVGALVLHTLRFMFLDYGIKEVGLSNSKATFLVGVLSGVMSLGALFSAFYFRLLEKKRVFTVVGLLTPIALTLLLISNNFWVFFVSFIFLGFVSGFGYFFGLYYALADQERDSANVAVNEALTGVAALVIPFIVGYLASNFSYFIAFLFMMIISLICYSIAIYLMWQRKRTALIKEKFNRLIEEADRKYKS
- a CDS encoding (2Fe-2S)-binding protein, which codes for MDLNIEDLKCQTSINYDKMLCNCKNVSYRQAYSAIAADKLTSVESVSEKTQAGTGCGGCKEKIAHLIEYAKKNEYAPLDF
- a CDS encoding UDP-glucuronic acid decarboxylase family protein; this translates as MKRIVVTGGAGFLGSHLCERLLKEGNYVISIDNFFTGSKENIKHLLDNKNFESIRHDITEPIYIECDEIYNFACPASPIHYQKNPVATFKTNVLGILNMLNLARNCNARILQASTSEVYGDPLEHPQKENYWGHVNPNGIRSCYDEGKRSAETLMMDYHRQYNTDIKIIRIFNTYGPKMNENDGRVVSNFIIQALQNLDITVYGDGSQTRSFCYYDDLIDGTVRMMNSENFIGPVNLGNPHEMTVLEFAKKIIEMTNSKSKIIFKELPKDDPVKRQPNISLAKEKLNWQPNYKLEEGLKKTIEYFNNYLRNK